A segment of the Streptococcus chenjunshii genome:
AAGATAATCTCATAACCATTGTTTTCAGTGGCGTTCTCGATTTCTTCGATTTCCTCCCACCTCATGAAGTTTGGCAGCCCCGATATGTAAGACTCATAATCTTTAAAATCCTGCCACTTTTCCTTTGAGTAAGCAAAGGGATCATAAACCATTTGCCCATGTGCTTTTTGCCAGTCAAATTTTCGGTTTGGGTTAGCCTTGCCAAAAATCGTTTTTTCCAACGGGTAGAAATTCTGTCCTTTTTTTCGTATTGGTGTAGCACTAAGACCTATCGTGTAATTGCGCTTTATTTTGCTATATAAGCGTGTTTGGCTATCACTTGAGTTATTCTGCCACTCATCAATAATAAGCACGTCACAGGACATTCTAGGGCTATTTTTAAGCTTGTTACGCAATGACCTGTCTGTAATCGTTAAAAAGGCTGTTTCACTATCGTATTTAAATTCAGCGATGGTTTTTTCCCAGCCCCTAAGAATAGATAAGCGATTGTTTACGATTATCACACTCTTAGCTTGCTTATGTTTACAAATTTCCAGCGCGCAGATGGTTTTCCCGCGGCCTCCAAGAGCCTCTAAGAAAATTCCATTTACTGGAAGGTCACTCCTAGTAATTGCTTCAGCTTGCCATTTTCTTAGTTGCAATTTTGCCAATATCCTGAACTACCTCCTCGATGTCATTTCTCATCGCATAAAACAGCCCTAGTCTTGCTGCCGCCCTGATATCTTGATGGTGTGACTTTTTGAATTTCCACAACCCAAGCACCTTGAGTAAAGTATTTGGGATATCTGACTGATAACCAGCATTACGCTGTAAAACACTATCTGGATAACACATCTGGATAGCTGCAACGGTTTCTAATACCGAGTTGTCTCTGGAACGATCATTATCCCGCGCAATGTATTCTTCAATCACACACACATCATATGCAAGTTCTTGTCCGATTTCAGAAAACCACCTGCGAAAGTTCCTAGCGCCGTAAGGGACTACCCAGTAATCAATCAATTTTGCATTATCCAATAAGACAATTCCTGTTGTGCTAGTGTCAATCCGATTACTGCTGGGGTCGATTGCTAAAATCTTCATAGTGTACCGACTTTCTCGCTTAGCACACCTTCGAAAAGTGCTGTATCAAACCAATTCTGCTTATTCTGCTTAGCAAATTCAAATAGTTTCTTGATTTCTTTGAGCTGATTAACAAAGGCTTTAACGTCCTCAATATCCTTGATTGCCATAATGTCATTTGTGTAAACAGCCGCATAAGCCAGCTGATATTCAGGTTCAAAGACGGCTTCTTTTTCCTCTGTATCCAAACGCTTTTCATCAACCTTAACAAAACGAATTTGAATATCAAATGGAAAGCCTTCTGTTTTCAGAACATCAATAGTGTTATTACCAACAATCACTGCTAAGTTATCTGTAATTTGTGTTTTACCAACTAATCCCATTATTTAATCACCAACTTTTCTGTCCTAATTAATTCTGCACCTCTTACCTTTTTGCCTGCTTTTAGCAAGCTTTTGATTGTTTTTTTATCCGGTGCAGTGGTTATTTTTTTAACGAAGTATTTTTTTGGGAGCAAACTCTCATCAACCTTCACAGACTCGGGATTTTTACGGATTTGAACGGTGAAAATTCCGCTTTTAATTTCTGTCTGGTTGGTCAATTTCATAGCATCAAAGATATTTTCTTGCAGCCAAGCAGCGGACTTTTTAGCCGCTTCTTTTTTAGCTTTGAACTTCTTTTCAGCCTCTTCAAACATCTTGGCTTCTGCCAGTTTATTTTCAATAACCTGAGCATAGCCTTCTACTTTTTCATTAAGACGTTCAGTCCAGTCTATGCTGTCCAGTGTGTCTTTCAGAGTATCATCATCTAAATTTAGGTCATATAAATAACGATACTCACCAACAAGGTCATACAATTTAGCCATATTTATCCTTTCGTTACCTCCCTTAATATTTCGTTCAGCTTGTCATACTCTAAATATTTGATGTAATTTTTTAACAAACCAATTTGATCGTCTCCTTCATAAGATGCATCTTCTAGAGCTTTTAAAGCTACAGCTGCTCTTTTTGAGTCATCGATAAAAGTTAACAGATTTTCTTGTAATTGTTTCACATCCATTTTCAGCCCTCCAGATAATATTTAACTGTTTCGTTTAAGTTATAAGTACCGTCCTCCAAAGCATCTGATATTACATAGCCTTGATAGATAGCATTAGCGATCTGTATCGCTTGGTCAGCCGTTGTGCCCATTACAATCATATTCCGCTCAGCAATCTTTTTTAAAATAGCGTGATACAATTTAACTTGACTATCAATATACT
Coding sequences within it:
- a CDS encoding DEAD/DEAH box helicase family protein, which gives rise to MAKLQLRKWQAEAITRSDLPVNGIFLEALGGRGKTICALEICKHKQAKSVIIVNNRLSILRGWEKTIAEFKYDSETAFLTITDRSLRNKLKNSPRMSCDVLIIDEWQNNSSDSQTRLYSKIKRNYTIGLSATPIRKKGQNFYPLEKTIFGKANPNRKFDWQKAHGQMVYDPFAYSKEKWQDFKDYESYISGLPNFMRWEEIEEIENATENNGYEIIFYPRVLPVGNPAKLKQFRELNIVEANGKYAMAKQSFGRKTFERYLKQTGVSVAFPKLKATNKDTPLLLELDGLIERAPHDMLIVSKSKQIVEIIHQRKPQTGIWTGDKKEGLDRQVVVATNQVLGVGVDGLQHKFKTIAVLDPVNKDSGEYDDYRQLLWRITGSRQQHDVNVIEFYFKED
- a CDS encoding siphovirus Gp157 family protein, whose amino-acid sequence is MAKLYDLVGEYRYLYDLNLDDDTLKDTLDSIDWTERLNEKVEGYAQVIENKLAEAKMFEEAEKKFKAKKEAAKKSAAWLQENIFDAMKLTNQTEIKSGIFTVQIRKNPESVKVDESLLPKKYFVKKITTAPDKKTIKSLLKAGKKVRGAELIRTEKLVIK